TCTCCTACAAGTGGCGTAATTTTATTCTTTCTAAATACACCACGCCCGCGACATTGTGTAATTCCTTCTTCATGCTGCACATAATAAAACCCACTTAGAGCTTTTACAATTTTTCCTTCTGGCATATAATTCTCCTTTATTTTGTATAAAGTGAAACTGTAATTAATAATGAATTGACTAGAGTTCTTTAAACAATTATTTAAAAACTAACTAAATATACACCCAGTTAATATATTTAAACTACCATCACATTCAAAATATTATTCACAATCATATCACCTTTATAGCTTTTGAATCATATATTTTTGCCTGCTATACCATCCATTATATAGACAGATAACAGGCAAGAGTAATAAAGTGAAACTTTGATCATTGGGGTTTTATCGATCCCCTCTGATTAGTAAAAGCCCTCACCAATCGGGCTTTTACGGGCAGTCAATTCCTGTCTACCTTCTTTGCTTTACAGCCGAATTTTGAGGCGGGAGTCTTACTACCAACAGATAGCAGGACAAATTCCATCCTCTATTAAACAAGAATGGAATCCATTATTATTGAGCTGGATATGGTACTTCTTTTTCTATAATCGTTACTCCATCTCGAACAATTTTATAATGTCCCTTTGAACCTTCTTGAATTACAAATTCTAAAGAAATAGTCGCTGACTCAGTAATCGTTCTCGTTTCAACTGGTCTATCCATTTTTTGCTGCATATCTTCTTTATAAATTTCTATTGTTTGCGGTTTTTTCTCACCTATTGCAGAAGCTTCATATGGGATAGAAATATTATCCACTTTTACTGTTTTCGTCACTTTGGGCTTCGGACCATCAGAGATAACAATCGTTACTTTATCTCCTTCTTTTAAAGGTGTCCCAGGTTTTGGAAATTGAGAAATAACAAGTCCCTTTTCAACAGTATCTGAATACTCCCTTTTTATATCAGAAACAAGCTTTCTTTCATTTAAGTAACCTTTTACACTATTTTCAGTCCATCCTGAAAAATCACCTGGCCTAATTTGATAAGGCCCTTTACTTACCCAAATCTTCAGTTCTTGTTCTGCCTCTACTACCATTTGATCAGGCGTTGGTATTTGCTCTACGATTTCACCTTTCGGCTTATCATTTTCAATAAAATTAATGGTAACCTGTTTATATTTTTCTTCTAACTCAGCTCTTATACTCTCGAAATCTTTTCCTGTGAAGTCACTCATTTTACTTTTCTTTTTTCCACCTGATTGATAGATAGTGATTTTAGAGCTTTCTTTCACTACTCTTCCGGCTATTGGATCTGTTTTTATCACTTTTCCCACTTCAACATTATCTGTATATACAATGTTAGGTTCTGTAACTTCAAAGCCTTTTTCAACTAATGTATTTACAGCTGTCGTATACTTCATACCAGCCACATCAGGAACCTTCACATCTTTCGGAATAAAGAAGCCTGGAATAACAGTAAGCGCTAATGTTATCCCTATCGCTAAAAGTAAAAATGTTGTAATTAAAACCTTCAGCCATTTGTTACTGCGCTTTTTCTTCTTACCTGATTCGGTCTCTTCTTTTCTTGCTTGTTCATCCACTTTACTTCCTTTTAGCACAATTGTTTCATCACTCACATTTTGGAATAATTGTTCTTGTTGAATGATTGGAATCGCTTTCGTTGCTTCCATATCTTCTGGTATGTAAAATGGTTGTTCATTTATTCTTTCTGGATATAGCGCTGTTTCAATATCCCGTTTCATCGCGTTAGCAGATTGATATCGATGGAACGGATCTTTCGCAGTTGCCTTTAATATAATATTTTCAACACTTTGTGGAATATTTTCATTCCATCTTTTTGGAGATGGTATTTCATTTTGTAGATGTTTTAAAGCTATTGCAACAGCAGATTCACCCGAAAACGGTTGTCTTCCTGTTAACAATTCAAACATAACAATCCCAAGTGAATAAATATCTGATTGTTTATTCGCTATACCACCACGTGCTTGTTCTGGTGATAAATAATGTACAGAACCGAGCACCGAATTTGTATGTGTAATTGTTGTTGCACTTGTAGCTGTCGCAATTCCAAAGTCTGTGACTTTTATCACTCCATCATCTCGAATCAAAATATTGTGCGGCTTTATATCACGATGCACAATCTCAAAATGATGGGCGTGTGCCATGGCGGACGTTAACTGCTCCATTATATCAAGAGCTTCTCCTATCGGTAACATCCCTCGATCAATTATGTATTGCTTCAATGTTCGTCCAGGTACATATTCCATTACAAGATAATATATACCATCCTCTTCCCCAACATCATACATATTCACAATATTTGGATGCGACAACGTTGTAACAGATTGCGCTTCTCGATGGAAACGTTTAATAAACTCTTCATTATTTGAATAGTCGAGTCTTAATATTTTTACCGCTACATCTCGGCCAAGTATTTCATCATGAGCTAAATATACATTGGCCATTCCTCCACCGCCAATCATTTTCAGCAGCTTATAACGGTCATTTAAGCGTTTTCCAATCAGCACGTTGCACTTCACCTACTTTCGTTTGCCGAATCCGCATAATCAATAATAACGAGGGTGATATTATCTTCTCCACCACGATCATTTGCTAATTGAATGAAATGCTCTCCCTTCGCCTCGAGCTGTTCATTCAATTGTAAAATTTGTTGCATATCAGCCATAGGGACTTTGTTAGACAATCCATCAGAGCAAAGAAGCAATTGATCATCTTCTTCTAGAACTAATGTTTTAACATCTAATCCAACTGTTTCTTCTGTACCTAACGCTCTTAATAGAACATTCTTTTTCGGGTGATATTCTGCATCTTCTTTTGAAATTTCACCGTGCCTAACAAGTTCATTTACAAGTGAGTGATCTTCCGTTATAAGCGACATTTCTCCCTCTGATACCATATAACAACGACTATCTCCTATATGACCTATTGTTACAAAACTAGGTGTACAAATCGCTACGATAACCGTTGTTCCCATGCCATTACATTCAACATGCTGCTTAGAGTAAGCATATATACGCTCATTAATAATTCCAACGTTAGTATGTAACCACTTTTCTACTTTTTTAGGCTCATTCATATTATGCGTTTGCTTCCAATAATCATGGAATAATTGAATAGCCATCGAACTAGCTACATCGCCAGCTCGATGACCTCCCATTCCATCTGCTACTACCGCTAAAATATTTCCATCTAAATTGTGAAAAACTCCTGCACTATCTTCATTATGTTGACGAACTTTCCCTTTATCCGATAGAAACACGGCTTTCATCTCGTCACCTCGTCTCTTCTTTGCGCTCCTTTGCACGCAACTGACCGCAGGCTGCATCAATATCATGACCTTGTTCACGGCGAATTGTTACATTCACTCCACGATCTTTTAGCGTCTTTTCAAATAAGAAAATTTGCTCTCGTGGCGTACGTACATAATCACGTTCTGGCACGTAGTTTACCGGAATTAAGTTTACATGACATTTTACACCTTTTAAGAGCGCAGCAAGTTCTTCCGCTTGCTCAACTTGGTCATTTTCCCCTCCAAATAAGCCATATTCAAACGTAATACGACGCCCTGTTCTATTTACATAGTATTTAACAGCTTCCATTAAATCTGGTAGCTTATAAGCACGGTTAATCGGCATTAATTTTGAACGTAACTCTGTATTTGCAGAATGCAATGAAATCGCAAAATTGATTTGCATATCTTCTTCAGCGAACTTATAAATTTTTGGAACAATTCCACTTGTTGAAACTGTCATATGCCTTGCGCCAATATGAATTCCTTTTTCATGATTTACAATGCGTAAGAATGACATTAAGTTGTCATAATTATCAAACGGCTCTCCAATTCCCATAACAACAAGAGAACTTACACGCTCTTCTGTTTCATCAAGCGCACGCTGAACTTCTACTACTTGCGCTACAATTTCTCCAGCTTCTAGGTTTCGTTTTAGCCCACCAAGTGTAGAAGCACAGAACGTACAGCCAATTCGGCAACCAACCTGTGTTGTTACACAGATCGAATTTCCATATTCATGTCGCATTAATACCGTTTCAATAGAGTATCCATCGTATAACTGGAATAAGAATTTAATTGTTCCATCCGAAGACGTTTGTTTTACTAATGTATTTAAAGTAGTAATATCAAAGGAATTCGACAATTTATCGCGCAATCCTTTAGAAAGGTTTGACATATCCTCATAATTTTTTACACGTTTTTTATATAACCAATCAAAAATTTGCCCTGCACGGAATTTAGGTTCCCCTTGTTCCTTTAACCAATCTTGCATTTCATGAAGTTGTAAAGAGTAAATTGACGGTTTCTTTGTTTCTAGATTTTTCTTTTGTTTTTTTACAGTTGTTTCCATGATGCTACACCTTCTTTCTTAAACAAGCAATATAAAAGCCATCTGTTGCAAAATAATGCGGTAAAATTTGTACTTGACCTTCATCAATGTACGGACTTAATTTTTCTGGCATACGTTCTTTTATCGTAGTATCCCACTCAAATTCAGGATGCTCTTGTAAAAAACGTTCTATTACTTGTTCATTTTCTATTTTTTCAATTGTACACGTACTATAAACAAGGCGACCACCTTGTTTTAATAATGGTGCTATTTTGTCTAATATCGCAAATTGAATCGTTGATAATCGTTCACTATCGCCCTTATCTTTCCCTAACTTAATATCAGGTTTACGTCTTATAACACCGAATCCTGAACATGGCGCATCTACTAATATTTTATCAAAGGTTTCATTTTCAAAATGCTCTTGAACTTTTCTAGCATCTAATGCCTTTGTTTCTACATTTTCTAGACCAAGTCGATCTGCTTGTTGTCTAATTAAACGCACTTTATGTGCATGTAAATCAAGGGACATTACCTTACCAGTTCCCTTTAATCGCTCTGCAATATGCGTTGTTTTCCCGCCTGGGGCAGCACAACTATCAAGGACTGCATCGCCCTCATTTGGTTCTAAAGCACGTGCCACCAGCATAGAGCTTTCATCTTGAATAGAGAGAAATCCTTTTTTAAACGCTTCTGTATGCGCTACATTCCCTCTTTCAATTTGAATTGCATCATCTGACAAATCGCCACGTTTCGCTTCTATACCCTCGTTTGCTAATAGCCCAATCGCTTCTTCCACCGTAACTTTATCAACATTCACACGTGCTGTCGGTACAGGTGGTAACATATTTACTTCACACATTTTCCCTGCTGTCTCTAAACCGTATTCAGATACCCAGTCTTGTACAAGCCAAGCTGGATGACTCGTTGTAATCGCAAGACGTTCTACCGGATCCTTGATTTCTTCTAACGACGGTACACCTTCTCGCTGAATTGAACGTAATACTCCGTTCACCATGCCTGAAATCCCTTTATGCCCACGACGTTTCGCAATCTCAACAGCTTCATGAATAGCCGCTCTTTCTGGAACTCGGTCTAAATATAGCATTTGATATAAAGATAGGCGAAGCAACACTCTTACCCAAGCCTCAACCTTCTTTTTTAAAAATGGTTGTAAATAGTAGTCTAATGTGTCACGACGTTGAATTGTTCCATATACAATTTCAGTTAATAAGCCTATATCTTTTCTATCAATTGCACTTTTTTCAATCAGGTTATTTAAAAGTAAGTTGCTATATGCGCCACTTTTTTCTACTTGAATTAAACCATCAAGAGCTAACTCACGAACATTTTGTCTCATTCATTTTCTCCTAACTTCGTGCCAATTTCAGGTTTTGTTCCACGTAAAAACTGTGAACAACTCATGCGCTTTTTACCAGACGGTTGTAATTCAGTAATTTTAACACCTGTCTCATTACCTGTTGCAACAACAAATCCATCTTCTTCATGAGCGACTATTGTACCTGGTTCAGCTTTCTCTGCCATAGAAACTTTCTCTCCCCACCATACTTTTACAACTTGTCCTGCTAAAGTTGTATAAGCAACTGGCCATGGATTCAATCCGCGAATGTGATTGTATACTTCTTCACCTGTTTTTGTCCAATCAATTTTCTCTTGCTCACGTTTTATATTATATGCGAACGTTACTTCATCTTCATTTTGTTTAATTGGTTCTAGCTTACCTTGGATTAATAAAGGTACTGTTTTAGATAGAAGATGTGCACCTGCTTCACTTAACTTATCGAATAACGAGCCCGTCGTTTCACGCTCGTCAATTTCCACTTCTA
This genomic interval from Bacillus cereus contains the following:
- the pknB gene encoding Stk1 family PASTA domain-containing Ser/Thr kinase, whose translation is MLIGKRLNDRYKLLKMIGGGGMANVYLAHDEILGRDVAVKILRLDYSNNEEFIKRFHREAQSVTTLSHPNIVNMYDVGEEDGIYYLVMEYVPGRTLKQYIIDRGMLPIGEALDIMEQLTSAMAHAHHFEIVHRDIKPHNILIRDDGVIKVTDFGIATATSATTITHTNSVLGSVHYLSPEQARGGIANKQSDIYSLGIVMFELLTGRQPFSGESAVAIALKHLQNEIPSPKRWNENIPQSVENIILKATAKDPFHRYQSANAMKRDIETALYPERINEQPFYIPEDMEATKAIPIIQQEQLFQNVSDETIVLKGSKVDEQARKEETESGKKKKRSNKWLKVLITTFLLLAIGITLALTVIPGFFIPKDVKVPDVAGMKYTTAVNTLVEKGFEVTEPNIVYTDNVEVGKVIKTDPIAGRVVKESSKITIYQSGGKKKSKMSDFTGKDFESIRAELEEKYKQVTINFIENDKPKGEIVEQIPTPDQMVVEAEQELKIWVSKGPYQIRPGDFSGWTENSVKGYLNERKLVSDIKREYSDTVEKGLVISQFPKPGTPLKEGDKVTIVISDGPKPKVTKTVKVDNISIPYEASAIGEKKPQTIEIYKEDMQQKMDRPVETRTITESATISLEFVIQEGSKGHYKIVRDGVTIIEKEVPYPAQ
- a CDS encoding Stp1/IreP family PP2C-type Ser/Thr phosphatase: MKAVFLSDKGKVRQHNEDSAGVFHNLDGNILAVVADGMGGHRAGDVASSMAIQLFHDYWKQTHNMNEPKKVEKWLHTNVGIINERIYAYSKQHVECNGMGTTVIVAICTPSFVTIGHIGDSRCYMVSEGEMSLITEDHSLVNELVRHGEISKEDAEYHPKKNVLLRALGTEETVGLDVKTLVLEEDDQLLLCSDGLSNKVPMADMQQILQLNEQLEAKGEHFIQLANDRGGEDNITLVIIDYADSANESR
- the rlmN gene encoding 23S rRNA (adenine(2503)-C(2))-methyltransferase RlmN, with the translated sequence METTVKKQKKNLETKKPSIYSLQLHEMQDWLKEQGEPKFRAGQIFDWLYKKRVKNYEDMSNLSKGLRDKLSNSFDITTLNTLVKQTSSDGTIKFLFQLYDGYSIETVLMRHEYGNSICVTTQVGCRIGCTFCASTLGGLKRNLEAGEIVAQVVEVQRALDETEERVSSLVVMGIGEPFDNYDNLMSFLRIVNHEKGIHIGARHMTVSTSGIVPKIYKFAEEDMQINFAISLHSANTELRSKLMPINRAYKLPDLMEAVKYYVNRTGRRITFEYGLFGGENDQVEQAEELAALLKGVKCHVNLIPVNYVPERDYVRTPREQIFLFEKTLKDRGVNVTIRREQGHDIDAACGQLRAKERKEETR
- the rsmB gene encoding 16S rRNA (cytosine(967)-C(5))-methyltransferase RsmB produces the protein MRQNVRELALDGLIQVEKSGAYSNLLLNNLIEKSAIDRKDIGLLTEIVYGTIQRRDTLDYYLQPFLKKKVEAWVRVLLRLSLYQMLYLDRVPERAAIHEAVEIAKRRGHKGISGMVNGVLRSIQREGVPSLEEIKDPVERLAITTSHPAWLVQDWVSEYGLETAGKMCEVNMLPPVPTARVNVDKVTVEEAIGLLANEGIEAKRGDLSDDAIQIERGNVAHTEAFKKGFLSIQDESSMLVARALEPNEGDAVLDSCAAPGGKTTHIAERLKGTGKVMSLDLHAHKVRLIRQQADRLGLENVETKALDARKVQEHFENETFDKILVDAPCSGFGVIRRKPDIKLGKDKGDSERLSTIQFAILDKIAPLLKQGGRLVYSTCTIEKIENEQVIERFLQEHPEFEWDTTIKERMPEKLSPYIDEGQVQILPHYFATDGFYIACLRKKV
- the fmt gene encoding methionyl-tRNA formyltransferase, with product MIKVVFMGTPDFSVPVLRRLIEDGYDVVGVVTQPDRPVGRKKVLTPTPVKVEAEKHGIPVLQPLKIREQDEYEKVLALEADLIVTAAFGQIVPNEILEAPKYGCINVHASLLPELRGGAPIHYAIMEGKAKTGITIMYMVEKLDAGDILTQVEVEIDERETTGSLFDKLSEAGAHLLSKTVPLLIQGKLEPIKQNEDEVTFAYNIKREQEKIDWTKTGEEVYNHIRGLNPWPVAYTTLAGQVVKVWWGEKVSMAEKAEPGTIVAHEEDGFVVATGNETGVKITELQPSGKKRMSCSQFLRGTKPEIGTKLGENE